A stretch of Streptococcus sp. oral taxon 061 DNA encodes these proteins:
- a CDS encoding homoserine dehydrogenase, whose product MSVKIALLGFGTVASGVPFLLKENREKIVQAAQSEIEVAKVLVKDDQEKARLLEAGNDFNFVTNIDEILSDKDITIVVELMGRIEPAKTFITRALEAGKHVVTANKDLLAVHGAELLEIAKAHNVALYYEAAVAGGIPILRTLVNSLASDKITRVLGVVNGTSNFMMTKMVTEGWSYEDALAEAQRLGFAESDPTNDVDGIDAAYKMVILSQFAFGMNVKFEDVGHQGIRNITPEDVAVAQELGYVVKLVGSIEETASGIAAEVTPTFLPKEHPLASVNGVMNAVFVESIGIGESMYYGPGAGQKPTATSVVADIARIVRRLNDGTIGKAFNEYSRPVVLAKPEDVKANYYFSILAPDSKGQVLKLAELFNAEDISFKQILQDGKQEGKARIVIITHKINKAQLENITAALKRVSEFELLNTFKVLGD is encoded by the coding sequence ATGTCAGTTAAGATTGCTTTACTTGGATTTGGTACAGTAGCCAGTGGTGTACCATTCTTGCTAAAGGAAAATAGAGAAAAAATCGTTCAAGCAGCCCAGTCAGAAATTGAAGTAGCTAAAGTTTTGGTCAAAGATGATCAAGAAAAAGCACGCTTGCTTGAAGCGGGAAATGATTTTAATTTTGTAACAAATATCGATGAAATCTTGTCAGACAAAGACATCACGATCGTTGTTGAGTTGATGGGACGTATCGAGCCTGCAAAAACCTTTATCACTCGTGCGTTAGAAGCAGGGAAACACGTCGTAACAGCCAACAAGGACCTTTTGGCAGTCCATGGTGCAGAATTGCTTGAAATTGCTAAAGCTCACAATGTTGCTCTCTACTACGAAGCAGCTGTTGCAGGAGGAATTCCAATCCTTCGTACCTTGGTTAACTCACTAGCATCAGACAAAATCACTCGTGTTCTTGGTGTTGTCAATGGAACATCTAACTTCATGATGACTAAAATGGTAACCGAAGGTTGGTCTTATGAAGATGCCCTTGCTGAAGCCCAACGACTTGGCTTCGCTGAAAGCGACCCAACCAATGATGTGGACGGGATTGATGCAGCCTACAAGATGGTCATCCTTAGCCAGTTTGCTTTTGGGATGAATGTCAAGTTTGAAGATGTTGGTCACCAAGGAATTCGCAACATCACTCCAGAAGATGTAGCAGTAGCTCAAGAACTTGGTTATGTTGTGAAATTAGTTGGTTCTATCGAAGAAACAGCTTCTGGAATCGCTGCTGAGGTTACACCAACCTTCCTTCCTAAAGAACACCCACTAGCAAGTGTTAACGGTGTTATGAATGCGGTCTTTGTGGAATCAATCGGTATCGGCGAGTCTATGTACTACGGACCAGGTGCAGGTCAAAAACCAACTGCAACAAGTGTTGTGGCTGATATTGCCCGTATCGTTCGTCGTTTGAATGATGGAACAATTGGAAAAGCCTTTAATGAATACAGCCGTCCAGTGGTCTTGGCTAAGCCAGAAGATGTCAAAGCCAACTACTATTTCTCAATCTTGGCTCCAGACTCAAAAGGTCAAGTCTTGAAATTGGCTGAACTCTTTAACGCAGAAGATATTTCCTTCAAGCAAATCCTACAAGATGGTAAGCAAGAAGGTAAGGCTCGTATTGTCATCATCACTCATAAAATCAACAAGGCGCAACTTGAAAATATTACAGCAGCTTTGAAGCGTGTATCTGAGTTTGAACTTCTCAATACCTTCAAGGTTTTAGGAGACTAA
- the ftsX gene encoding permease-like cell division protein FtsX: protein MISRFFRHLFEALKSLKRNGWMTIAAISSVMITLTLVAIFASVIFNTAKLATDIENNVRVMVYVRKDVEDNSETIVKEGQTVTNNDYHKVYNALKALPAVKNVTFSSKEEQYQKLTETMGDEWKVFEGDANPLHDAYIVDTNSPSDVKPVAEEAKKIEGVSEVQDGGANTERLFKLASFIRVWGLVIAGLLIFIAVFLISNTIRITIISRSREIQIMRLVGAKNGYIRGPFLLEGAFIGLLGAALPSVLVYFIYNRVFQSVNPSLVGQNLSLITPDIFIPVMIGLLFLIGICIGSLGSGISMRRFLKI from the coding sequence ATGATTAGTAGATTTTTCCGCCATCTGTTTGAAGCTTTAAAGAGTTTAAAGCGTAATGGATGGATGACCATTGCTGCTATCAGTTCAGTAATGATTACCTTGACCTTGGTTGCTATTTTTGCGTCAGTTATCTTCAATACTGCGAAATTAGCAACTGATATCGAAAACAACGTCCGCGTTATGGTTTATGTTCGTAAAGACGTTGAAGACAACAGTGAAACCATTGTAAAAGAAGGCCAGACAGTCACGAACAATGACTACCACAAGGTCTATAATGCCCTCAAAGCCTTGCCAGCTGTTAAAAATGTAACCTTCTCAAGTAAAGAAGAACAGTACCAAAAGCTGACTGAAACCATGGGTGACGAGTGGAAGGTGTTTGAAGGAGATGCAAACCCTCTTCATGATGCCTACATCGTAGATACCAATTCACCAAGTGATGTAAAACCAGTAGCTGAAGAAGCTAAGAAAATCGAAGGTGTCTCTGAAGTTCAAGACGGTGGTGCCAACACTGAACGTCTCTTCAAGTTGGCTTCCTTCATCCGTGTTTGGGGATTAGTTATCGCAGGACTCTTGATCTTCATCGCAGTCTTCTTGATTTCAAATACCATCCGTATCACTATCATTTCACGTAGTCGTGAGATTCAAATCATGCGTTTGGTTGGTGCGAAAAACGGCTATATCCGTGGCCCATTCTTGCTAGAAGGTGCCTTTATCGGATTGTTGGGAGCAGCTCTTCCATCAGTTTTGGTTTACTTTATCTATAACCGAGTATTCCAATCAGTCAACCCATCCTTGGTTGGACAAAACCTATCTTTGATTACACCAGATATCTTTATTCCAGTGATGATCGGACTCTTGTTCCTCATCGGAATCTGTATCGGTTCACTTGGTTCAGGAATCTCAATGCGTCGATTCTTGAAAATCTAA
- a CDS encoding ABC transporter ATP-binding protein produces the protein MKQLLSYFKPYLKESFLAPLFKLLEAVFELLVPMVIAGIVDQSIPQKDQGHLWLQMGLLFVFAVIGVLVALVAQFYSAKAAVGFTKELTNDLYRHILSLPKDSRDRLTTSSLVTRLTSDTYQIQTGINQFLRLFLRAPIIVFGAIFMAYRLSPELTLWFLVMVAILTFVIVVLSRLVNPLYSSLRKKTDQLVQETRQQIQGMRVIRAFGQEKREIENFQRLNQIYTAIQMKTGYWSSLLTPLTYLIVNGTLLVIIWNGYISIQGGWLSQGALIALINYLLQILVELIKLAMLINSLNQSYISAKRIEEVFAEKPEDIHTELKAGRVSGNQVLHVQDLTFTYPDAAQPSLRDISFDMQQGEILGIIGGTGSGKSTLVQVLLGLYKPDKGTVGLYQAGHGSRDLAQWRSWIAYVPQKVELFKGTIRSNLTLGMEEPVSDQELWQALEIAQAKDFVSEKEGQLYAEVQAGGRNFSGGQKQRLSIARAVLRRAPFLILDDATSALDTITESNLLKAVQENLPDTSLILISQRTSTLKIADQILLLEKGQQLALGNHEELMRTSQVYREINASQHGKED, from the coding sequence ATGAAACAATTACTTTCTTACTTTAAACCCTACCTGAAAGAGTCTTTCCTAGCACCCTTGTTTAAGTTGTTAGAGGCTGTCTTTGAACTTTTGGTTCCCATGGTGATAGCTGGGATTGTCGACCAATCCATCCCTCAAAAAGATCAGGGTCATCTCTGGCTGCAAATGGGTCTCCTCTTTGTTTTTGCAGTTATCGGCGTTTTGGTAGCTTTAGTAGCCCAGTTTTACTCAGCCAAGGCAGCAGTCGGCTTTACTAAGGAGTTGACCAATGACCTTTATCGTCATATTCTTTCCTTGCCTAAGGATAGTAGAGACCGTTTGACAACTTCGAGTTTGGTGACGCGCTTGACTTCAGATACCTATCAGATTCAGACAGGGATCAATCAATTTTTACGCCTCTTTTTAAGGGCGCCTATTATTGTTTTCGGTGCCATTTTCATGGCTTATCGCCTCTCGCCTGAATTGACTCTATGGTTCTTGGTCATGGTTGCCATTTTGACCTTTGTCATTGTCGTGTTATCACGCTTGGTCAATCCTCTCTACAGTAGTTTGAGAAAGAAAACTGACCAGCTAGTTCAGGAGACGCGCCAACAGATACAAGGGATGCGTGTGATTCGTGCTTTTGGCCAAGAAAAACGAGAGATTGAGAATTTCCAACGACTCAACCAAATCTATACGGCTATCCAAATGAAAACAGGCTACTGGTCTAGTCTATTGACCCCCTTGACCTATTTGATTGTCAACGGAACTTTGCTGGTGATTATCTGGAATGGTTATATTTCTATTCAGGGAGGCTGGCTCAGTCAGGGAGCCTTGATTGCCCTGATCAACTATCTCTTACAAATTTTGGTAGAGTTGATTAAACTAGCCATGCTGATTAATTCACTCAACCAGTCTTATATATCAGCTAAGCGTATTGAGGAAGTCTTCGCTGAAAAACCTGAAGATATTCATACTGAACTTAAGGCAGGAAGGGTTTCTGGAAATCAAGTTTTACACGTCCAAGACTTGACCTTTACTTATCCAGATGCAGCTCAGCCTTCGCTAAGGGATATTTCTTTTGATATGCAGCAAGGAGAAATTCTTGGGATCATCGGAGGAACTGGTTCTGGTAAGTCAACCTTGGTACAGGTTTTACTTGGTTTGTACAAACCAGATAAAGGAACAGTGGGCCTCTATCAGGCTGGACATGGCTCTCGGGATCTGGCTCAATGGCGGTCCTGGATAGCCTATGTCCCTCAAAAGGTTGAACTTTTTAAGGGAACGATTCGTTCCAATTTGACCTTGGGTATGGAAGAGCCTGTCTCTGACCAAGAACTTTGGCAGGCTTTGGAAATTGCTCAGGCCAAGGACTTTGTCAGTGAAAAGGAAGGTCAGCTGTATGCAGAAGTCCAAGCAGGCGGTCGTAATTTTTCAGGTGGACAAAAACAACGTTTGTCGATTGCCCGGGCAGTCTTGCGTCGAGCACCTTTTCTTATCTTGGATGATGCGACTTCGGCTCTTGATACCATTACTGAGTCCAATCTTCTGAAGGCTGTTCAGGAAAACTTGCCTGATACTAGCTTGATCTTGATTTCCCAACGAACTTCGACTTTGAAGATTGCTGATCAAATTCTTCTCTTGGAGAAAGGTCAGCAATTAGCGCTTGGAAATCATGAGGAATTGATGAGGACTAGTCAAGTCTATCGTGAAATCAATGCATCCCAACATGGAAAGGAGGATTAG
- the prfB gene encoding peptide chain release factor 2 (programmed frameshift): MDISEIRQKIDANREKLASFRGSLDLEGLEEEIAILENKMTEPDFWNDNIAAQKTSQELNELKNTYNTFHKMDELQDEVEILLDFLAEDESVKDELVEKLDELDQMMTSYEMTLLLSEPYDHNNAILEIHPGSGGTEAQDWGDMLLRMYTRYGNAKGFKVEVLDYQAGDEAGIKSVTLSFEGPNAYGLLKSEMGVHRLVRISPFDSAKRRHTSFTSVEVMPELDDTIEVEIREDDIKMDTFRSGGAGGQNVNKVSTGVRLTHIPTGIVVASTVDRTQYGNRDRAMKMLQAKLYQMEQEKKAAEVDSLKGEKKEITWGSQIRSYVFTPYTMVKDHRTNFEVAQVDKVMDGDLDGFIDAYLKWRIS; this comes from the exons ATGGACATTTCAGAAATTCGTCAAAAAATTGACGCAAATCGTGAAAAATTAGCTTCTTTCAGGGGGTCTCTT GACCTCGAAGGTTTAGAGGAAGAAATTGCCATTTTGGAAAACAAAATGACAGAACCTGATTTTTGGAACGATAATATTGCGGCCCAAAAAACGTCGCAAGAATTAAACGAACTCAAAAATACCTATAATACTTTCCACAAGATGGATGAGTTGCAGGATGAAGTTGAGATTTTACTGGACTTTTTGGCAGAGGATGAATCCGTTAAGGATGAGTTGGTTGAAAAACTCGATGAGTTAGATCAGATGATGACCAGCTATGAAATGACCCTTCTTTTGTCAGAGCCGTATGATCACAACAATGCTATCCTAGAAATCCATCCGGGTTCAGGGGGAACAGAGGCTCAAGACTGGGGCGATATGCTCCTTCGTATGTATACTCGCTATGGAAATGCCAAAGGCTTCAAGGTTGAGGTCTTAGACTACCAAGCAGGTGATGAAGCAGGAATCAAGTCAGTAACCTTGTCTTTTGAAGGACCAAATGCTTATGGTCTTCTCAAGTCAGAGATGGGAGTTCACCGTTTGGTCCGAATCTCACCATTTGACTCTGCTAAACGTCGCCACACCTCATTTACTTCTGTAGAAGTCATGCCAGAGTTGGATGATACCATCGAAGTTGAAATCCGTGAGGATGATATCAAGATGGATACCTTCCGTTCAGGAGGAGCAGGTGGACAAAACGTCAACAAGGTTTCAACAGGTGTCCGCTTGACTCACATTCCGACAGGTATCGTCGTCGCATCAACTGTTGACCGTACCCAGTACGGAAACCGTGACCGTGCTATGAAGATGCTTCAGGCAAAACTCTATCAGATGGAACAGGAAAAGAAAGCTGCTGAGGTAGACTCGCTCAAGGGTGAGAAAAAGGAAATTACATGGGGAAGCCAAATCCGCTCCTATGTATTTACGCCTTATACAATGGTAAAAGACCATCGTACCAACTTTGAAGTAGCGCAAGTAGATAAGGTAATGGATGGAGACCTAGATGGTTTCATCGATGCTTATCTGAAATGGCGTATCAGTTAA
- the ftsE gene encoding cell division ATP-binding protein FtsE, whose amino-acid sequence MSIIEMRDVVKKYDNGTTALRGITVNIDAGEFAYIVGPSGAGKSTFIRALYREVKIDKGSLQVAGYNLVKIKKKDIPFLRRNVGVVFQDYKLLPKKTVYENIAYAMEVVGESRRNIKKRVMEVLDLVGLKHKVRSFPNELSGGEQQRIAIARAIVNNPKVLIADEPTGNLDPDNSWEIMNLLERINLQGTTVLMATHNSQIVNTLRHRVIAIENGRVVRDEAKGEYGYDD is encoded by the coding sequence ATGTCAATCATTGAAATGAGAGATGTTGTCAAAAAATATGACAACGGGACAACAGCCCTACGTGGCATCACTGTAAATATCGATGCAGGAGAATTTGCCTACATCGTAGGACCTTCAGGTGCAGGTAAATCAACCTTTATCCGTGCCTTGTATCGTGAGGTCAAAATCGACAAAGGAAGCTTGCAAGTTGCAGGTTATAACCTGGTTAAGATTAAAAAGAAAGATATTCCATTCTTGCGTAGAAACGTTGGAGTAGTCTTTCAGGATTACAAACTTTTGCCAAAGAAAACAGTTTATGAGAACATTGCCTACGCAATGGAGGTTGTCGGTGAAAGCCGTCGTAACATCAAAAAACGTGTTATGGAAGTTTTGGATCTAGTTGGATTGAAGCACAAGGTGCGTTCCTTCCCTAATGAATTATCAGGTGGTGAGCAACAACGTATCGCTATAGCGCGTGCTATCGTAAACAATCCTAAAGTATTGATTGCCGACGAACCAACAGGTAACTTGGACCCAGATAACTCATGGGAAATCATGAACCTTTTGGAACGTATCAATCTTCAAGGGACAACTGTTTTGATGGCGACCCACAACAGCCAAATCGTAAATACCTTGCGCCACCGCGTTATTGCCATCGAAAATGGTCGCGTGGTACGTGATGAAGCGAAAGGAGAGTACGGATACGATGATTAG
- a CDS encoding TRZ/ATZ family protein — protein MKVFQHVNIVTCDQDFHVYLDGILAVKESQIVYVGQEKQEILDQAEHLIDYQGAWIMPGLVNCHTHSAMTGLRGIRDDSNLHEWLEDYIWPAEAEFTPEMTTKAVKEALTEMLQSGTTTFNDMYNPNGVDIAKIYEVVKASKMRCYFSPTLFSSELEKIDETIVRTRAIIETIKGYQDPNFKVMVAPHSPYSCSRDLLEASLELAKEEDIPLHIHVAETQEESGIILKRYGKRPIAFLDELGYLDHQAVFAHGVELNEAEITRLADSQVAIAHNPISNLKLASGIAPVVQLQQAGVTVGIATDSVASNNNLDMFEEGRTAALLQKMKSGDASQFPIETALKALTIEGAKVLGMEDEIGSLEVGKQADFLVIQPQGKIHLQPQENMLSHLVYAVKSSDVADVYIAGHQVMKDGQVLTVNL, from the coding sequence ATGAAAGTCTTTCAGCATGTAAATATTGTGACTTGTGACCAAGATTTCCACGTTTATTTAGATGGGATTTTAGCTGTTAAAGAATCCCAAATCGTCTATGTCGGTCAAGAGAAACAAGAAATCTTAGATCAAGCTGAACACCTTATAGACTATCAGGGTGCCTGGATTATGCCTGGTTTGGTTAACTGCCACACCCACTCTGCTATGACTGGCTTGAGAGGGATTCGTGATGATAGTAATCTCCACGAATGGCTAGAGGACTATATCTGGCCAGCAGAAGCAGAGTTCACACCAGAGATGACTACAAAAGCCGTCAAAGAGGCGCTGACAGAAATGCTCCAGTCAGGAACGACAACCTTCAATGACATGTATAATCCTAATGGAGTGGATATAGCTAAGATTTATGAGGTAGTCAAGGCTTCCAAGATGCGTTGCTATTTCTCTCCAACCCTCTTTTCTTCAGAACTGGAGAAGATAGATGAGACTATAGTCAGAACTCGAGCTATCATTGAGACAATCAAAGGCTACCAGGATCCCAATTTCAAGGTCATGGTGGCCCCTCACTCGCCCTACAGTTGTAGTCGAGATTTGCTGGAGGCAAGTCTTGAGCTAGCAAAAGAAGAAGACATTCCCCTTCATATCCATGTAGCTGAGACCCAGGAAGAGTCAGGCATTATCCTGAAACGTTATGGCAAAAGACCAATAGCATTTTTGGATGAACTTGGCTATTTAGACCATCAAGCTGTCTTTGCCCATGGAGTGGAGTTAAATGAAGCAGAGATTACCCGCTTGGCAGATTCGCAAGTCGCTATCGCCCACAATCCTATCAGCAACCTCAAACTAGCTTCAGGGATTGCACCAGTCGTCCAACTTCAACAAGCAGGTGTGACTGTCGGTATCGCGACAGACTCGGTTGCTTCTAATAATAATCTCGATATGTTTGAGGAAGGTCGTACGGCGGCCCTTTTACAGAAAATGAAGAGCGGTGATGCCAGCCAATTTCCAATCGAAACAGCCCTCAAAGCCCTGACTATTGAAGGAGCTAAGGTGTTGGGAATGGAAGATGAGATTGGTAGTTTAGAAGTCGGTAAGCAAGCTGATTTTCTCGTCATTCAACCTCAAGGGAAAATCCATCTTCAACCCCAAGAAAACATGCTGTCTCACCTAGTCTATGCTGTCAAATCCAGTGATGTTGCTGACGTCTATATTGCTGGTCACCAAGTCATGAAAGACGGCCAAGTGTTGACAGTTAACTTGTAA
- a CDS encoding ABC transporter ATP-binding protein, with protein sequence MKGKHASQTLKRLAKDLASHPILLFLAFLGTIAQVALSIYLPILIGQVIDQVLVDGSSQLFWQIFLQMILVVIGNTLVQWANPLLYNRLIFSYTRDLREKIIEKLHRLPIALVDRQGSGEMVSRVTTDIEQLAAGLNMIFNQFFIGVLMILVSILAMLQIHLLMTLLVLLLTPLSMVISRFIAKRSYHLFQKQTETRGIQTQLIEESLTQQTIIQSFNAQEEFIERLHEANDNYAGYSQSAIFYSSTVNPSTRFVNALIYALLAGVGAFRIMMGSTLTVGRLVTFLNYVQQYTKPFNDISSVLAELQSALACAERVYAVLESPEVTETGLEELSSDQVKGAISFKHVSFGYNPEKILIKDLSIDIPAGSKVAIVGPTGAGKSTLINLLMRFYPINSGDILLDGRSIYDYTRASLRQQFGMVLQETWLKQGTIHDNIAFGNPRASREQVIAAAKAANADFFIQQLPQGYDTKLENAGESLSVGQAQLLTIARVFLAIPKILILDEATSSIDTRTEILVQDAFAKLMKGRTSFIIAHRLSTIQDADLILVLVDGDIVEHGNHQELMARKGKYYQMQKAAAFSPE encoded by the coding sequence ATGAAAGGCAAACACGCAAGTCAAACCCTCAAACGTTTGGCAAAAGATTTAGCAAGTCATCCCATCCTTCTTTTTCTAGCTTTCTTGGGAACCATTGCCCAGGTAGCCCTGTCTATTTATTTACCAATCTTGATTGGACAAGTGATCGACCAAGTCTTAGTCGATGGATCATCCCAGCTATTCTGGCAGATTTTCCTCCAGATGATCTTGGTGGTGATAGGAAATACACTGGTACAATGGGCCAATCCCCTCCTATACAACCGCCTCATTTTCTCCTATACCAGAGATTTGCGCGAAAAAATCATTGAAAAGCTCCATCGTCTTCCGATTGCCCTTGTAGATAGACAAGGTAGTGGGGAAATGGTCAGCCGTGTAACGACAGATATCGAGCAGTTGGCAGCGGGTCTGAATATGATTTTCAACCAATTTTTCATCGGAGTTTTGATGATTTTGGTCAGCATCCTTGCCATGCTCCAAATCCATCTCTTGATGACTCTCTTGGTCTTGCTCTTAACACCTCTGTCTATGGTCATTTCACGCTTTATCGCTAAGAGATCCTACCATCTCTTTCAAAAGCAGACAGAGACTAGGGGGATTCAGACTCAGTTGATAGAAGAATCGCTCACCCAACAGACCATTATCCAGTCCTTCAATGCTCAGGAAGAATTTATCGAGAGACTTCATGAGGCAAATGATAACTATGCAGGTTATTCTCAGTCAGCTATCTTTTATTCTTCGACAGTCAATCCTTCAACTCGTTTTGTCAATGCCCTCATTTATGCCCTGCTAGCTGGAGTAGGGGCCTTCCGTATCATGATGGGCTCTACTTTGACAGTTGGTCGTTTAGTGACCTTTTTGAACTATGTACAGCAGTATACCAAGCCCTTTAACGATATTTCATCTGTCTTGGCCGAGTTGCAAAGTGCCTTGGCTTGCGCAGAACGTGTTTATGCTGTTCTAGAAAGTCCTGAGGTTACAGAAACTGGTCTAGAAGAATTGAGCAGCGACCAAGTCAAAGGAGCTATTTCCTTTAAACATGTTTCTTTTGGCTATAACCCTGAAAAAATCTTAATCAAGGACTTGTCTATTGATATTCCAGCAGGTAGTAAGGTTGCTATCGTTGGACCAACGGGTGCTGGGAAATCTACACTTATCAATCTTCTCATGCGTTTTTACCCGATTAATTCAGGCGATATTTTGCTAGATGGTCGTTCGATTTATGACTATACTAGAGCATCTCTTCGACAGCAGTTTGGGATGGTGCTCCAAGAAACTTGGCTCAAGCAAGGAACCATTCATGACAATATTGCCTTTGGCAATCCTAGAGCAAGTCGAGAGCAAGTCATTGCAGCAGCTAAGGCAGCAAATGCGGACTTCTTTATCCAGCAGTTGCCACAGGGTTATGATACCAAGCTTGAAAATGCAGGGGAATCCTTATCTGTTGGTCAGGCTCAGCTCTTAACCATTGCCCGTGTCTTTCTAGCCATTCCTAAGATTCTTATCTTAGATGAAGCAACTTCATCCATCGATACCCGTACCGAGATTCTGGTTCAGGATGCCTTTGCCAAACTCATGAAAGGGCGGACAAGCTTTATCATTGCCCACCGTTTGTCGACCATTCAGGATGCTGATTTGATTCTTGTCTTGGTGGATGGTGATATTGTCGAGCACGGCAATCATCAGGAACTCATGGCGAGAAAAGGTAAATACTATCAAATGCAAAAAGCGGCAGCTTTTAGCCCAGAATAA
- the msrB gene encoding peptide-methionine (R)-S-oxide reductase MsrB: MAEIYLAGGCFWGLEEYFSRISGVLQTSVGYANGQVETTNYQLIKETDHAETVQVIYDEKAVSLREILLYYFRVIDPLSVNQQGNDRGRQYRTGIYYKYEEDLPTINTVVREQELLIGRKIAVEVEKLRHYILAEDYHQDYLKKNPGGYCHIDVRDAEKPLIDAANYEKPSQAVLRESLSEESYRVTQEAATEAPFSNAYDQTFEEGIYVDITTGEPLFFAKDKFASGCGWPSFSRPISKELIHYYQDLSHGMERIEVRSRSGNAHLGHVFTDGPQELGGLRYCINSASLRFIAKDEMEEAGYGYLLPYLNK, translated from the coding sequence ATGGCAGAAATATATCTAGCAGGCGGTTGTTTTTGGGGCTTGGAAGAGTACTTTTCACGTATTTCTGGAGTGCTGCAAACAAGTGTTGGTTACGCTAATGGTCAAGTAGAAACCACCAATTATCAACTGATCAAAGAAACAGATCATGCTGAGACTGTGCAAGTTATCTATGATGAAAAGGCAGTCTCGCTCCGTGAGATTTTACTCTATTATTTCCGAGTTATCGATCCCCTTTCTGTCAACCAACAAGGGAATGATCGTGGTCGTCAATACCGCACAGGGATTTATTACAAATATGAAGAGGATTTACCGACTATCAATACAGTAGTTCGTGAACAAGAACTCCTCATCGGTCGTAAAATTGCAGTGGAAGTGGAGAAGCTTCGCCACTATATCTTAGCTGAAGACTATCACCAAGACTACCTCAAGAAAAATCCTGGTGGCTATTGCCACATTGATGTGAGGGATGCGGAGAAACCACTGATAGATGCTGCCAACTATGAAAAACCTAGTCAGGCAGTTTTACGAGAAAGTTTATCAGAAGAGTCCTACCGAGTTACCCAAGAGGCTGCGACGGAAGCTCCCTTTAGCAATGCCTATGACCAAACTTTTGAGGAAGGAATTTATGTAGATATCACGACTGGCGAGCCCCTCTTCTTTGCCAAGGATAAGTTTGCCTCAGGCTGTGGTTGGCCAAGCTTTAGCCGTCCTATTTCCAAGGAACTCATTCATTACTACCAGGACTTGAGTCATGGTATGGAGCGAATCGAAGTTCGTTCACGTTCAGGAAATGCTCACTTGGGACATGTCTTTACAGACGGACCTCAGGAACTAGGTGGTTTACGCTATTGTATTAATTCTGCATCCTTACGATTCATTGCTAAGGATGAGATGGAAGAGGCTGGCTATGGCTACCTACTTCCATATTTGAACAAGTAG
- the thrB gene encoding homoserine kinase — MKIIVPATSANVGPGFDSVGVAVTKYLEIQVCEEREEWMIEHQLGKWIPRDERNLLLKIALQIVPDLQPRRLKMISDIPLARGLGSSSSVIVAGIELANQLGNLKLSKHEKLQLATKIEGHPDNVAPAIYGNLVIASSVEGQVSAVVAPFPECAFLAYIPNYELRTRDSRGVLPKKLSYKEAVAASSIANVAIAALLTGDMVKAGQAIESDLFHERYRQELVREFATIKKVAKKNGAYATYLSGAGPTVMVLADPDKMPKIKAELEKQPFKGKLHDLQVDTEGVRVEAK; from the coding sequence ATGAAGATTATTGTACCTGCTACAAGTGCTAATGTGGGTCCAGGTTTTGACTCTGTTGGTGTAGCTGTAACTAAGTATCTAGAAATTCAGGTTTGTGAGGAACGTGAAGAATGGATGATTGAGCACCAACTAGGCAAATGGATTCCACGTGATGAACGTAATCTTTTGCTGAAGATTGCTTTACAAATTGTTCCAGACCTACAACCAAGACGTCTGAAAATGATTAGTGATATTCCACTTGCGCGTGGGCTAGGTTCATCAAGCTCGGTCATCGTTGCAGGGATTGAACTGGCCAATCAACTCGGAAACTTGAAGCTAAGCAAACATGAAAAATTACAGTTGGCGACTAAGATTGAGGGACACCCTGATAATGTTGCACCTGCTATCTATGGAAATCTCGTCATTGCAAGCTCAGTCGAAGGCCAGGTTTCAGCAGTTGTGGCGCCCTTCCCAGAGTGTGCTTTCTTAGCTTATATTCCAAACTATGAATTGCGTACTCGCGATAGTCGTGGTGTCTTGCCTAAGAAACTTTCTTACAAGGAAGCTGTTGCAGCAAGTTCTATCGCCAATGTTGCTATTGCAGCTCTACTGACTGGTGACATGGTTAAAGCAGGCCAAGCTATCGAAAGTGACCTCTTCCACGAACGTTACCGTCAAGAACTGGTGCGAGAATTTGCGACCATCAAAAAAGTTGCCAAGAAAAATGGTGCTTATGCAACCTACCTCTCTGGAGCTGGTCCGACTGTCATGGTCTTGGCTGACCCTGACAAGATGCCAAAGATTAAGGCAGAGCTTGAAAAGCAACCGTTCAAAGGCAAGCTTCATGACTTGCAAGTAGACACAGAAGGCGTTCGCGTCGAAGCAAAATAA